One part of the Pseudoliparis swirei isolate HS2019 ecotype Mariana Trench chromosome 6, NWPU_hadal_v1, whole genome shotgun sequence genome encodes these proteins:
- the gtf3c6 gene encoding general transcription factor 3C polypeptide 6 isoform X2: protein MEDEWEEEEEVVVVELSGIINNDFMSKCRGTCKILDIDSEKPMMQVGPYVFSGEYEDTLGTCVLFEEGPQKKNADRGPELKYICHTVKKLMMQRIFLVEKKEGETSTGSRDGGEQTTTTCQSNQEENANQQGETAGGMDNTDLEDLAVG from the exons atggaagATGAATGGGAAGAGGAG GAGGAGGTTGTTGTGGTGGAGCTCTCTGGTATAATAAACAATGACTTCATGTCCAAGTGTCGGGGCACATGCAAGATACTG GATATCGACAGTGAGAAGCCCATGATGCAGGTGGGACCTTATGTGTTTTCAGGGGAATATGAAG ATACTTTGGGAACGTGTGTGCTGTTTGAGGAGGGACCCCAGAAAA AAAATGCAGACCGTGGTCCAGAGCTCAAGTACATTTGTCACACCGTGAAAAAACTAATGATGCAACGAATTTTCCTGGTTGAGAAGAAAGAGGGTGAAACCAGCACAG GAAGTCGTGATGGTGGTGAGCAGACGACCACAACATGTCAGTCCAATCAAGAAGAAAATGCCAACCAACAGGGAGAGACAGCAGGTGGAATGGACAACACAGATTTGGAAGACCTAGCAGTGGGCTGA
- the calub gene encoding calumenin-B isoform X1 — protein sequence MELRPLVMCFALCVVYATSKPTEKKERVHLDEPLSNIDHDDVENFDYDHEAFLGQEEAKTFDQLTPEESKERLGSSKVHLSMLVERIDEDKDGFVTVEEMKNWIKHAQKRWIYDDVDRQWKSHDLNGDEAVSWEEYKNATYGYILDDPDPDDGFSYRQMMDRDERRFKMADQDNDMKANKEEFTAFLHPEEYDHMKDIVVLETMEDIDKNGDGFIDLDEYIGDMYNQEGDSTEPEWVKTEREQFTEFRDKNKDGKMDKEETRDWILPNDYDHADAEAKHLVYESDADKDGLLTKAEIVDKYDLFVGSQATDFGEALTRHDEF from the exons ATGGAGCTGCGACCACTTGTGATGTGCTTTGCTCTCTGTGTGGTTTACGCCACCAGTAAACCCACAGAGAAGAAGGAGCGTGTTCACCTCGATGAACCCCTCAGCAACATAGATCACGATGACGTGGAGAACTTTGATTATGACCATGAAGCCTTTCTGGGACAAGAAGAGGCCAAGACCTTTGACCAGCTCACACCAGAGGAGAGCAAGGAGAGGCTCGG GAGCAGTAAAGTTCATCTGAG CATGCTCGTCGAACGTATAGACGAGGATAAGGATGGCTTTGTGACAGTCGAGGAGATGAAGAACTGGATCAAGCATGCCCAGAAGAGGTGGATCTACGATGATGTGGATCGGCAGTGGAAGAGTCATGACTTGAATGGAGACGAAGCGGTGTCATGGGAGGAGTACAAGAACGCCACTTATGGATACATTCTTG ATGATCCCGACCCCGATGATGGCTTCAGCTACAGGCAGATGATGGATCGCGATGAGAGGAGATTCAAAATGGCTGACCAAGACAATGACATGAAGGCCAACAAAGAGGAGTTTACAGCCTTCCTTCACCCTGAGGAGTACGACCACATGAAAGACATTGTGGTGTTG GAAACTATGGAAGACATTGACAAGAATGGAGATGGCTTCATAGATTTAGACGAGTACATAG GTGACATGTACAACCAGGAGGGCGATTCCACAGAACCTGAGTGGGTGAAGACGGAGAGGGAACAATTTACTGAAttcagagacaaaaacaaagatggaaagatggacaaggaggagaccagagactggATCCTGCCCAATGACTACGACCATGCTGACGCCGAGGCCAAGCATCTGGTCTACGAGTCGGATGCAGACAAA GATGGCCTCCTGACCAAGGCTGAAATCGTGGATAAGTACGATCTGTTCGTGGGCAGTCAGGCAACCGATTTCGGAGAAGCTCTGACTCGACACGACGAGTTCTAA
- the calub gene encoding calumenin-B isoform X2: protein MELRPLVMCFALCVVYATSKPTEKKERVHLDEPLSNIDHDDVENFDYDHEAFLGQEEAKTFDQLTPEESKERLGMLVERIDEDKDGFVTVEEMKNWIKHAQKRWIYDDVDRQWKSHDLNGDEAVSWEEYKNATYGYILDDPDPDDGFSYRQMMDRDERRFKMADQDNDMKANKEEFTAFLHPEEYDHMKDIVVLETMEDIDKNGDGFIDLDEYIGDMYNQEGDSTEPEWVKTEREQFTEFRDKNKDGKMDKEETRDWILPNDYDHADAEAKHLVYESDADKDGLLTKAEIVDKYDLFVGSQATDFGEALTRHDEF from the exons ATGGAGCTGCGACCACTTGTGATGTGCTTTGCTCTCTGTGTGGTTTACGCCACCAGTAAACCCACAGAGAAGAAGGAGCGTGTTCACCTCGATGAACCCCTCAGCAACATAGATCACGATGACGTGGAGAACTTTGATTATGACCATGAAGCCTTTCTGGGACAAGAAGAGGCCAAGACCTTTGACCAGCTCACACCAGAGGAGAGCAAGGAGAGGCTCGG CATGCTCGTCGAACGTATAGACGAGGATAAGGATGGCTTTGTGACAGTCGAGGAGATGAAGAACTGGATCAAGCATGCCCAGAAGAGGTGGATCTACGATGATGTGGATCGGCAGTGGAAGAGTCATGACTTGAATGGAGACGAAGCGGTGTCATGGGAGGAGTACAAGAACGCCACTTATGGATACATTCTTG ATGATCCCGACCCCGATGATGGCTTCAGCTACAGGCAGATGATGGATCGCGATGAGAGGAGATTCAAAATGGCTGACCAAGACAATGACATGAAGGCCAACAAAGAGGAGTTTACAGCCTTCCTTCACCCTGAGGAGTACGACCACATGAAAGACATTGTGGTGTTG GAAACTATGGAAGACATTGACAAGAATGGAGATGGCTTCATAGATTTAGACGAGTACATAG GTGACATGTACAACCAGGAGGGCGATTCCACAGAACCTGAGTGGGTGAAGACGGAGAGGGAACAATTTACTGAAttcagagacaaaaacaaagatggaaagatggacaaggaggagaccagagactggATCCTGCCCAATGACTACGACCATGCTGACGCCGAGGCCAAGCATCTGGTCTACGAGTCGGATGCAGACAAA GATGGCCTCCTGACCAAGGCTGAAATCGTGGATAAGTACGATCTGTTCGTGGGCAGTCAGGCAACCGATTTCGGAGAAGCTCTGACTCGACACGACGAGTTCTAA
- the gtf3c6 gene encoding general transcription factor 3C polypeptide 6 isoform X1 — protein MEDEWEEEEEVVVVELSGIINNDFMSKCRGTCKILDIDSEKPMMQVGPYVFSGEYEDTLGTCVLFEEGPQKKNADRGPELKYICHTVKKLMMQRIFLVEKKEGETSTAGSRDGGEQTTTTCQSNQEENANQQGETAGGMDNTDLEDLAVG, from the exons atggaagATGAATGGGAAGAGGAG GAGGAGGTTGTTGTGGTGGAGCTCTCTGGTATAATAAACAATGACTTCATGTCCAAGTGTCGGGGCACATGCAAGATACTG GATATCGACAGTGAGAAGCCCATGATGCAGGTGGGACCTTATGTGTTTTCAGGGGAATATGAAG ATACTTTGGGAACGTGTGTGCTGTTTGAGGAGGGACCCCAGAAAA AAAATGCAGACCGTGGTCCAGAGCTCAAGTACATTTGTCACACCGTGAAAAAACTAATGATGCAACGAATTTTCCTGGTTGAGAAGAAAGAGGGTGAAACCAGCACAG CAGGAAGTCGTGATGGTGGTGAGCAGACGACCACAACATGTCAGTCCAATCAAGAAGAAAATGCCAACCAACAGGGAGAGACAGCAGGTGGAATGGACAACACAGATTTGGAAGACCTAGCAGTGGGCTGA